A window of Leptospira fainei serovar Hurstbridge str. BUT 6 contains these coding sequences:
- a CDS encoding efflux RND transporter periplasmic adaptor subunit gives MRKLLTLILLSFLFNSLNCKKKNIDFEPIEDFKIEGDYFIIPENSPLRGKIRTGEVHLKDFVKEIQAPASVEANSTKMVKVTPPLVGRIVKLYVKLGEPVSPGKILFSIDTPELAQAQKDYLSAKAQLLQAEIDLTRQSDLLAHGVGMQKEVQQAKTNYDVIKSQLNQSSIRLKMYKIDPENTALGEPLKVYSPIKGRIVSMNIAPGEFHNDANETLITIADLSSVWITANVQEKDIRFVNAGDPCSARVSAYPEENFNGKVLFMDDILDSESRTVKVRVEFRNPERKLKPGMFATVIFQSKPKKSILIPSKALIQEGDKKFVFVKKSEKSYEKREVRTDDTESLAEDVVIIDGLIVGDHIITDGSFYLLKVK, from the coding sequence ATGAGAAAACTGTTAACTTTGATACTACTTTCGTTTTTATTTAACTCTCTAAACTGCAAAAAAAAGAACATCGATTTCGAGCCGATCGAAGACTTTAAAATTGAGGGTGATTATTTCATCATTCCCGAAAATTCACCGCTTCGAGGTAAAATCCGCACTGGAGAAGTTCATCTAAAGGATTTCGTAAAGGAGATCCAGGCACCGGCCTCAGTGGAGGCAAATTCCACAAAGATGGTCAAAGTAACTCCTCCTTTGGTCGGAAGAATTGTTAAACTTTATGTAAAGCTAGGGGAGCCCGTCTCGCCGGGTAAGATTCTATTCAGCATCGACACGCCGGAATTGGCTCAAGCGCAAAAGGATTATTTAAGCGCCAAAGCTCAGCTACTACAGGCGGAAATCGACTTGACTAGGCAAAGCGATCTACTAGCGCACGGAGTCGGAATGCAAAAGGAAGTGCAACAGGCAAAAACCAATTATGACGTGATCAAGAGCCAATTAAACCAATCCTCAATACGATTAAAAATGTATAAAATAGATCCCGAAAATACCGCCTTGGGAGAACCCTTAAAAGTATATTCTCCCATAAAAGGAAGAATCGTATCCATGAATATCGCACCGGGTGAATTTCATAACGACGCTAACGAAACGTTAATCACGATAGCCGATCTTTCCAGCGTCTGGATAACGGCAAACGTTCAGGAAAAAGACATCAGGTTCGTGAACGCAGGAGATCCCTGCTCTGCGAGAGTTTCCGCTTACCCGGAAGAGAATTTCAACGGAAAGGTCCTGTTCATGGACGATATTTTGGACTCGGAAAGCAGAACGGTGAAAGTCCGTGTGGAATTCCGGAATCCGGAAAGAAAGCTAAAGCCGGGGATGTTTGCCACCGTTATCTTCCAATCAAAACCGAAGAAAAGCATATTAATTCCTTCTAAAGCATTGATACAGGAAGGCGATAAAAAATTCGTGTTTGTCAAAAAGTCCGAGAAAAGCTATGAAAAGCGGGAGGTCAGAACTGACGACACCGAATCCTTAGCCGAAGACGTAGTGATAATAGACGGTCTGATCGTCGGCGATCACATTATTACGGACGGAAGTTTCTATTTATTGAAAGTAAAATAG
- a CDS encoding TolC family protein, whose product MKYRILYLLALFPITSAFSQSDLMKEAPVREIDFQTYLNEVLDNNYELASRKYNVDITKSEIDVARKFPNPNFVLGNQSADISSKHLPQQWYAGFQGTIELGGKRGARIDYQTAVADQSRAQFADFLLQLRADATITYVNTLAIMLLTKRKEESYKSLFQLAESNAIKLKFGDITELDVTQSQVEANLMKNDLISSESDLRAAALNMILFMCKKDRSRLFYPQGDLNIQPKEYDLEKLISFALENRPDMIAARYDKVSSKYNLRLTEANRVPNFNFEVANNFYTRSTNATGPSPSYYALTYFFGVTMPLSNMYTGDLEMAKYRISKSEVDLEAAKLKVEVQVKTAYLQYQLAKEQLKIYKSSILADAEKVFQGRMYNYRRGNTTLTDVLAAQRTLNSVYFAYYHDLRNYVTKVVELQRAAGIWEISI is encoded by the coding sequence ATGAAATATCGAATCCTTTACTTACTGGCACTTTTTCCGATAACGAGCGCATTTTCTCAATCGGATTTAATGAAAGAAGCTCCGGTTAGAGAAATCGATTTTCAAACCTATCTCAATGAAGTACTGGATAATAATTACGAACTAGCGTCTAGAAAATACAACGTCGATATAACGAAATCCGAAATAGACGTCGCTCGTAAATTTCCCAATCCTAATTTCGTATTGGGAAATCAATCCGCGGATATATCCTCTAAGCATTTACCTCAGCAATGGTACGCCGGTTTTCAAGGGACAATCGAATTAGGAGGAAAAAGAGGCGCTCGCATCGATTATCAAACGGCCGTCGCAGATCAATCTCGGGCTCAATTTGCGGACTTTCTCCTCCAACTTAGGGCGGACGCGACGATTACATACGTAAATACACTCGCGATCATGCTGCTTACAAAAAGAAAAGAGGAGTCATATAAATCCCTTTTTCAATTGGCCGAATCGAATGCCATAAAACTGAAATTCGGCGACATCACCGAACTCGATGTGACGCAATCCCAAGTCGAAGCGAATCTAATGAAGAACGATCTGATCTCCTCCGAATCGGATTTGAGAGCGGCCGCTTTGAATATGATTCTCTTTATGTGCAAGAAGGATAGAAGCAGATTATTCTATCCTCAAGGAGATCTGAATATTCAGCCAAAGGAGTATGATCTTGAAAAGTTGATCAGTTTCGCTCTCGAAAACAGACCGGATATGATCGCGGCAAGATACGACAAAGTTTCCTCCAAATATAATTTAAGACTAACCGAAGCGAACCGGGTCCCGAATTTCAATTTCGAAGTGGCCAACAATTTTTATACAAGGTCCACTAATGCGACCGGACCGAGTCCCTCCTACTATGCCTTGACATACTTTTTCGGAGTTACTATGCCTCTTTCGAACATGTACACTGGAGATTTGGAAATGGCCAAATATAGGATAAGTAAGTCCGAGGTCGATCTTGAAGCCGCCAAATTGAAAGTTGAAGTGCAGGTAAAAACGGCTTACTTACAATACCAACTAGCTAAGGAACAGTTGAAAATCTATAAAAGCAGTATCTTGGCCGACGCCGAGAAGGTTTTTCAGGGAAGAATGTATAACTACAGACGAGGAAACACCACCCTGACGGACGTATTAGCGGCCCAACGAACCTTAAATAGCGTTTACTTCGCTTATTACCATGATCTTAGAAATTACGTTACTAAAGTAGTCGAATTGCAGAGAGCGGCCGGTATATGGGAGATTAGTATATGA
- a CDS encoding efflux RND transporter permease subunit, translating into MIHKYILKSIERRVLIFVLFILLCVFGYYSWTQLSIEAYPDIADVTSQVITQFPGRAAEEIEEQITIPLERALNGIPGLSIIRSKSTFGLSIITLVFQEGVEDYWSRQRIKERIEGVQLPGDTKPELDPLTSPIGEIFRYTLESSSKDSRELRELQRWVVIPKLKQVIGVADVSNFGGITTQFQLEIDPNKLNQFNISLAQVIDTIQKNNTNSGGSILRMGDLAYVVRGIGLIRSLEDLGRIVVDTRKGIPIFLKDLGDLKLGELGRKGILGRDFKTDEVSGIVLLLRYQNPSAVLKGVHSKVDELNNGLLPSGVKVVPYMDRIDLVNTTLRTVSKTLLEGIGLVIVVLILFLGNVRGALLVALTIPISLLIAFILMNFTNIPANLLSLGAIDFGIIVDGSIVMMESILKLKEEKETDTLQIPDVAKVAAAVASPIFFATLIIITAYLPLFAFERIERKLFTPMAYTVGYALAGALFIALTLIPAISYIAYRKPQRLYHNKWLEKITLLYQKRITILIEHPVRILQFAGGALLLCFALFVVIGKDFLPELDEGSIWLQVQLPPGISLAKGSEMADELRKETLKFEEVSHVITQTGRNDDGTDSWTPSHIECSIGLKPYDTWKSGRTKRELVGVLRNHYLKMPGYTISFSQPMIDNVNDKISGAHSELVIKVFGDDFKETRELTKKIADVLKSTPGSSDVGIDQEPPLPQIQVKIDRGTAARYSLNVSDISDLIEAAIGGQAISNLFLGEKKYDITVRYGEAFRNTPEAISNLMLTSPNGAKIPVSQVANVKLTTGESTITRESNQRHLTVKVNLHGRDLSSFVSEAKDNISRKIKFDSKKYRIVWGGQLENQERANRRLSIILPLILSVMFTLLYVAFGNLRHAFLLLCIVPAALLGGLIALIARGMTLNVSSSVGFIALFGVAIQNGVIMVSHLNGLIENKVPLKLAVISGATDRLRPILMTATVAALGLFPASIATGIGSDVQRPLATVIVYGLITGTGITLFALPVLYYILETKFTHRKTNKK; encoded by the coding sequence ATGATCCATAAATATATTTTAAAGTCGATAGAAAGACGAGTTTTGATATTCGTACTATTCATACTTTTATGCGTATTTGGATATTATTCCTGGACGCAATTATCGATCGAAGCCTATCCCGATATAGCCGACGTCACCTCCCAAGTGATAACGCAATTTCCCGGAAGAGCGGCGGAAGAGATAGAAGAACAGATCACCATTCCCCTTGAGCGAGCCCTCAACGGAATACCCGGCTTGTCCATCATTAGAAGCAAAAGTACCTTCGGACTGTCCATTATTACCTTGGTGTTTCAGGAAGGAGTCGAAGATTATTGGTCTCGTCAGAGAATTAAGGAAAGAATTGAAGGAGTGCAGCTTCCCGGTGACACGAAACCCGAGCTGGATCCGTTGACTTCTCCGATAGGGGAAATTTTCCGGTATACCTTGGAATCTTCCAGCAAAGATTCCAGAGAGCTAAGGGAATTGCAGCGATGGGTAGTGATTCCTAAGTTGAAGCAGGTGATCGGCGTTGCCGATGTTTCAAATTTCGGCGGCATTACTACCCAATTTCAGTTGGAAATTGATCCGAATAAATTGAATCAGTTCAATATATCTTTGGCTCAGGTCATCGACACCATTCAAAAGAATAATACGAATTCCGGCGGAAGTATCCTAAGAATGGGAGACCTTGCCTACGTAGTAAGAGGGATCGGATTGATTCGCTCGCTAGAAGATCTTGGACGGATCGTCGTCGATACTCGAAAAGGGATTCCGATTTTTTTGAAAGACTTGGGAGACTTAAAGTTAGGCGAACTCGGAAGAAAGGGAATCTTAGGGCGGGATTTTAAGACCGACGAGGTTTCCGGAATCGTTTTACTGCTGAGATACCAAAATCCGAGTGCGGTCCTTAAAGGAGTTCACTCGAAAGTGGACGAGCTGAATAACGGACTCCTCCCTTCGGGAGTGAAAGTCGTTCCATATATGGATCGGATCGATCTCGTGAACACTACCCTCAGGACCGTCTCAAAAACGCTTCTAGAAGGAATCGGATTGGTGATAGTAGTTCTCATCCTTTTTTTGGGGAATGTCAGAGGCGCTTTACTAGTCGCTCTAACTATTCCGATCTCGTTATTGATCGCATTCATCTTGATGAATTTCACGAATATTCCCGCGAATTTGCTTTCGTTAGGAGCCATTGATTTCGGCATTATCGTCGACGGTTCCATTGTCATGATGGAAAGCATTCTTAAATTGAAAGAGGAGAAAGAGACTGACACATTACAGATTCCTGACGTAGCAAAAGTTGCCGCAGCAGTGGCCTCCCCTATCTTCTTCGCCACCCTAATCATAATAACCGCCTATCTTCCTCTTTTTGCATTCGAAAGAATCGAACGAAAATTATTTACACCGATGGCCTATACGGTCGGGTACGCTTTGGCTGGTGCATTATTCATAGCTTTAACTTTGATTCCGGCTATTTCTTATATAGCCTATAGAAAGCCTCAAAGACTCTATCACAATAAGTGGTTGGAAAAAATTACGCTTCTTTATCAAAAAAGAATCACTATTCTGATAGAACATCCGGTCAGGATTTTACAGTTCGCAGGCGGAGCCTTATTGCTATGCTTTGCCCTTTTTGTCGTTATCGGAAAGGATTTTTTACCGGAGTTGGACGAAGGATCTATATGGCTTCAAGTGCAGCTTCCTCCGGGAATTTCTCTAGCGAAAGGCTCGGAAATGGCCGACGAATTGCGAAAAGAAACGCTGAAGTTCGAGGAAGTCTCGCATGTCATTACCCAAACCGGGCGAAATGACGACGGCACGGATTCCTGGACTCCATCGCATATCGAATGCTCGATAGGATTGAAACCGTATGATACTTGGAAAAGCGGTCGAACCAAGAGGGAGCTTGTAGGAGTACTCAGGAATCACTATTTAAAAATGCCCGGATACACTATCAGCTTTTCCCAACCGATGATCGATAACGTAAACGATAAAATTTCCGGTGCTCATAGCGAGTTGGTGATTAAGGTTTTTGGAGACGATTTTAAGGAGACTCGAGAGCTTACGAAAAAAATTGCGGATGTGCTAAAATCGACTCCCGGTTCCTCCGATGTCGGAATCGACCAGGAACCGCCCCTGCCTCAAATACAGGTAAAAATAGATCGAGGAACCGCGGCAAGATATAGTTTAAACGTATCCGATATCTCCGATTTGATAGAAGCGGCCATCGGGGGACAAGCGATTTCAAATCTGTTTCTCGGCGAGAAAAAGTACGATATAACGGTTCGATATGGGGAAGCGTTTAGAAATACCCCCGAAGCCATTAGCAATTTAATGCTCACATCTCCGAATGGCGCAAAAATCCCCGTTTCTCAAGTCGCGAACGTAAAATTAACGACCGGTGAAAGCACGATTACCAGGGAATCCAATCAAAGGCACTTAACCGTTAAAGTTAATCTTCATGGGCGAGATCTATCCTCGTTCGTTTCCGAAGCGAAGGATAATATTTCTCGCAAAATAAAATTCGATTCTAAGAAATATAGAATAGTCTGGGGAGGTCAACTCGAGAATCAAGAACGGGCGAATCGAAGACTATCCATAATTCTTCCCCTTATATTAAGCGTGATGTTTACGCTTCTCTACGTAGCCTTCGGAAATTTACGACATGCCTTTTTATTATTGTGTATCGTGCCCGCGGCTCTTCTCGGAGGACTTATTGCATTAATAGCACGAGGAATGACCTTAAACGTATCTAGCTCTGTAGGTTTTATCGCGCTCTTCGGAGTCGCAATTCAAAATGGAGTGATTATGGTATCTCATCTAAACGGATTGATAGAAAATAAAGTACCGTTGAAGCTCGCGGTTATATCGGGTGCTACGGATCGGTTAAGGCCGATTTTGATGACCGCTACGGTTGCAGCTCTCGGGCTTTTTCCGGCATCTATCGCGACAGGAATCGGAAGCGACGTTCAAAGACCGCTCGCAACGGTAATCGTTTACGGACTTATCACGGGTACCGGTATCACTCTTTTTGCGTTACCCGTGCTTTATTACATACTGGAAACTAAATTCACTCACAGAAAAACGAATAAAAAATAA